From Ficedula albicollis isolate OC2 chromosome 5, FicAlb1.5, whole genome shotgun sequence, one genomic window encodes:
- the LOC107603667 gene encoding formin-like protein 20, giving the protein MGSELPNPFLPLLFGRISFIPLRWSPGQPRRPGQTTARRGARPSPERTAAHGGARPSPERTAEQGPAPSAPRYTGEQGPAPSAPRYTGEQGPAPSAPRYTGEQGPAPSAPRYTGEQGPAPSAPRYTGEQGPAPSAPRYTGEQGPAPSAPRYTGEQGPAPSAPRYTGEQGPAPSAPRYTGEQGPAPSAPRYTGEQGPAPSAPRYTGEQGPAPSAPRYTGEQGPAPSAPRYTGEQGPAPSAPRYTGEQGPAPSAPRYTGEQGPAPSAPRYTGEQGPAPSAPRYTGEQGPAPSAPRSKAEPP; this is encoded by the coding sequence ATGGGCAGTGAGTTGCCAAACCCCTTTCTGCCACTGCTCTTTGGCCGTATTTCCTTTATTCCCCTGCGGTGGTCTCCAGGGCAACCGAGACGCCCCGGGCAGACGACAGCACGCCGGGGAGCAAGGCCCAGCCCCGAGCGCACCGCGGCACACGGGGGAGCAAGGCCGAGCCCCGAGCGCACCGCGGAGCAAGGCCCAGCCCCGAGCGCACCGCGGTACACGGGGGAGCAAGGCCCAGCCCCGAGCGCACCGCGGTACACGGGGGAGCAAGGCCCAGCCCCGAGCGCACCGCGGTACACGGGGGAGCAAGGCCCAGCCCCGAGCGCACCGCGGTACACGGGGGAGCAAGGCCCAGCCCCGAGCGCACCGCGGTACACGGGGGAGCAAGGCCCAGCCCCGAGCGCACCGCGGTACACGGGGGAGCAAGGCCCAGCCCCGAGCGCACCGCGGTACACGGGGGAGCAAGGCCCAGCCCCGAGCGCACCGCGGTACACGGGGGAGCAAGGCCCAGCCCCGAGCGCACCGCGGTACACGGGGGAGCAAGGCCCAGCCCCGAGCGCACCGCGGTACACGGGGGAGCAAGGCCCAGCCCCGAGCGCACCGCGGTACACGGGGGAGCAAGGCCCAGCCCCGAGCGCACCGCGGTACACGGGGGAGCAAGGCCCAGCCCCGAGCGCACCGCGGTACACGGGGGAGCAAGGCCCAGCCCCGAGCGCACCGCGGTACACGGGGGAGCAAGGCCCAGCCCCGAGCGCACCGCGGTACACGGGGGAGCAAGGCCCAGCCCCGAGCGCACCGCGGTACACGGGGGAGCAAGGCCCAGCCCCGAGCGCACCGCGGTACACGGGGGAGCAAGGCCCAGCCCCGAGCGCACCGCGGAGCAAGGCCGAGCCGCCGTGA
- the GEMIN2 gene encoding gem-associated protein 2 — protein MESGLEELMPRLLPVGDCDLAEDFDPTVPPRTPQEYLKRVQIEAARCPDVVVAQIDPRKLKKKPTVNISISGCQPAPEGYSPTLKWQQQQVANFSAVRQSLNKHRNHWRSQHLDSNVTMPKSEDEEGWKKFCLGERVYSEIDALPDNENLGIDYMKVGFPPLLSIVSRMNQATVTSVLEYLISWFGEKKFTPELGRWLYALLACLEKPLLPEAHSLIRQLARRCSEVRALEESKNEEQISALNLIICLVSRYFDQRDLADEPS, from the exons ATGGAGTCGGGCCTGGAGGAGTTGATGCCGCGGCTGCTGCCCGTGGGCGACTGTGACCTGGCCGAGGACTTCGACCCCACCGTGCCTCCCAGGACGCCCCAGGAGTACCTGAAGCGCGTCCA GATTGAAGCAGCTCGATGTCCTGACGTGGTTGTGGCACAAATAGATCCCAGAAAATTGAAGAAGAAGCCAACAGTAAACATTTCA ATTTCTGGATGTCAGCCTGCTCCTGAGGGATACTCTCCAACGCtcaagtggcagcagcagcaagtggCCAATTTCTCAGCTGTTCGTCAG AGCCTGAACAAGCACAGGAATCACTGGCGGTCACAACATTTGGACAGCAATGTTACTATG cCCAAATCAGAGGATGAAGAAGGCTGGAAGAAGTTCTGCCTCGGTGAAAGAGTATACTCAGAAATAGATGCACTACCTGATAATGAAAATTTAGGAATTGATTACATGAAG gTGGGCTTTCCCCCTTTGCTAAGTATTGTAAGCAGGATGAATCAG GCAACAGTAACCAGTGTCTTAGAATACCTGATAAGCTggtttggagagaaaaaatttaCTCCAGAACTG GGTAGATGGCTTTATGCACTGTTGGCATGCCTTGAGAAACCTTTGCTACCTGAAGCTCACTCCCTTATTCGACAGCTGGCAAGGCGATGTTCAGAAGTCAGGGCACTCGAG GAGAGCAAGAATGAAGAACAGATATCAGCTCTGAACTTGATAATCTGCTTAGTTAGCAG GTACTTCGATCAACGTGACCTGGCTGATGAGCCTTCCTAG